The sequence below is a genomic window from Deltaproteobacteria bacterium.
TCATGACATCTGATCGACCAACATGTCTAGTATAAGGAGGGGACAGTGACCCAAGGTCGATCCATCTTTTGTGCCTCACTACTTGTATTTTCCACCTTGGCAGCGCTGGTAAATGCCAGAGCCGCAGATACCGCCGAGCAGGCGAAAGTTCGCGACCTGCTGTTTCCGTATCGAGACGGCCCGACGAAAGTCGCTGGTATCACGGCTGGCATGACGCTCGACAAATCCAATGCTCACGTAGCAAAAGACGTGCTGCCACCAGAACTTCTCGATCGTGTTGCCGCCGGGGATTTATCTTTTACCGTACAGGATACCACGAACACTCCGTTGCGCACGGAGTATGTCGAGGCGACGGTCAACAATATCGGCAAAACCGCCTTAGGCGACAACCTGCTGCAAAACTATGAGGGTGGTTTGCCGTTTCCGCTGCTTGATCTGCAAGACCCCAACGCAGGGAAAAAAGCGGCGTGGAATTATCGCTACCGTGACCGTGGCGATAGCGTCCAATACTGGCCAACCAACGAACATCGCACTGGTAGTGGTACGTTGGAGCGGTCGGAAGCTTTTTATATCGTCATGATGTTCCGTCCCCATAAGCCCGATGCCCAGGACCGCCGTGAGGCGTGGAATCGTAGCGGCACCTACGGAAAACGCTACATGCGCATTGTTGCTCCATCTGACGCCGAAGGGAGACAAATTGTGAGTGTCACGCACGAAGACGACACACGGTTAGATGACCAGTGGGTCTATGA
It includes:
- a CDS encoding DUF1329 domain-containing protein; the protein is MTQGRSIFCASLLVFSTLAALVNARAADTAEQAKVRDLLFPYRDGPTKVAGITAGMTLDKSNAHVAKDVLPPELLDRVAAGDLSFTVQDTTNTPLRTEYVEATVNNIGKTALGDNLLQNYEGGLPFPLLDLQDPNAGKKAAWNYRYRDRGDSVQYWPTNEHRTGSGTLERSEAFYIVMMFRPHKPDAQDRREAWNRSGTYGKRYMRIVAPSDAEGRQIVSVTHEDDTRLDDQWVYDPRTRRTRKVVYNPYEAPGNGQLLSEDTSGFNGYVHVYDWKYLGEKVVLAPSPIKNTAPTLGGRGGWYPVDSWELRKAIVVEAKSPSSHPLYGRRLLYLDTQTYTNLYTFAYDHEDKHRRTFLQVYFHPEFNPWNNPVWLPQLAAQLSMDYERDRASLFQTHKVVYNADLNETRWFTVMALMLHGK